TCCTTAAAAGACTTGGATATGAAGTGATTGCGGCAACCGGAAAAATTCACGAAAAAGAATTGTTACAGTCCATCGGCGCAAAAGATATCATTGATCGCAGCGAACTAGATGACAGCTCCAAGCGTCCGATGCTTAAAGGCAGATGGGCAGGTGTAATCGATACCGTAGGGGGCAATACACTATCCACTGCGCTAAAGATGACCAACTATTCCGGAAGTGTCACATGCTGCGGCAATGTCTCTGCACATGAATTCACAAGCTCAATCTATCCTTTTATCCTTCGGGGCATCTCTCTTTTTGGCATTGACTCGGTCCAGTGCCCGATGGATTTGAGAAAGGATATCTGGTCCAACCTTGCAACGTCATGGAAGATTGACAATATCAATTCAAATGTTACCGAAGTCTCTTTAGAAAAACTCAACGATAGAATCGATTTAATACTTGCAGGTAAGCATGTAGGGAGAACCATCATCAACCATAACCTATAGCAGGTATTTTCCCCGGCTGTGCGCTTATTGACTTTTATAAATGTTTTATTTTATAAGTACTAACTTTGCGCACAAGGCCGGGATAAGGAATGATACCACAGAAAGATAATAAAGTTTACACCGTCGGCACCCTGACAAGACAGATAAAAAACCTGCTGGAGGACCAATATCCTTTTTTATGGATCACAGGTGAGATCTCAAATTTTGCAACGCCGGCTTCAGGTCATTCCTATTTTTCATTAAAAGACGAAGCTGCCGTGATTTCCTGCGTGATTTTTAAAGGGCAAAAACGCCATTTAAAATTCACTCCTGAAAACGGCATGAAAGTCAAAGGCATGGCCCGCCTCTCCCTTTACGAGCCCCGGGGAACTTACCAACTCATTTTTGAACATATGGAGCCCGAGGGCACAGGCGCACTGCAGCAAGCCTTTGAACAGCTTAAAGCCAAGCTGTCAGCCATGGGCTGGTTTGATGCTGAACTCAAAAAAGAGATTCCGTTTTTACCATCGAAAATCCATGTCATCACCTCGGGCACGGGTGCTGCGGTTCGCGACATTATTCAGGTGGCCAAACAGCGCTGCCCAAGTGTTCCCCTTGAAATCATTCCGGTCAAGGTACAAGGAGAGACCGCAGAATTTGAAATTGCCAAGGCCATTGAACTTGCCAACACGGTCAACACCTGTGACCTGATTATCATTGCCCGTGGCGGCGGCTCTTTGGAGGATTTGTGGGCATTTAACACCCAAACCGTGGCAAAGGCGGTTTTTGAATCCGAAATCCCAATCATTTCAGGTGTTGGCCATGAAATTGACTTCACCATTGCCGACTTTGTCGCCGATCTTCGTGCCCCTACCCCATCGGCTGCGGCCCAGATGGCTTTGCCCGACCAGGCTGCGATTGTTCATCAAATCCTTGGGCTGCAAAACGAATTAAACAATAAAATTGAGCGTCGGCTGTTTCAACTGCGCGAACATATAACCGATTTGCGCAGTCGGCTTAAAAGCCCGGCCAGGGTTGTAGACGATTTCAGGTTCCGCATCGAGGATCTGCAATCCAGAGCGTTTTCTCTGGTCAAAAATCAAATTGCCCACCAGCGTGAAAGAATCCAATGGCTTAACCGAACCCTTGCAGGCACCCTGCCCAGCATCCAGACCCATAGAAAGGATGTTGAGGACTTTAAAGCAAATCTGGATTATCTTTTTGGGGCTTTTTTGAAACGATGCAAAGACCGGGTAAACGAACAACATGTCCAAATTGAGACGTTAAATCCGTCAGCCGTATTAAAGCGCGGTTACAGCATCACCCGCAGCCTTTCCGGCCGTCATGTTGTCATGGATGCGGATACGGTTGATACGGACGATGACATTGAAATTATTTTATCTAAAGGACGCCTGGATGCCCGGGTGGTAAAAACATATGGCAAAAAAGACCTTTGAATCGGCACTAAAACAGCTTGAAACCATTGTCAAAGAGATGGAATCCGGTGATTTGACATTGGAAAAGGCAGTTAAAAAATATGAAGAAGGTATCGCCAATACCCGTTTCTGCCTTGATATTTTAGATAAGACCGAACAGAAAATTACCCAACTGACCCTGGATGTTGACGGCAACCCCGATGTATCAGATTTTAAGGAAGAGCAATGAGCACTTTTGATCTTTCCGGATATTTATCCCGGAACAGAAAACTGGTTGATGACGCGTTGATAAGCATTTTTGAAAAGCTGGACCGGCAACGTGAGCTTGTCCAGGCCATGACACACTCTTTGATGGCCGGGGGCAAACGGGTGCGCCCTGCCCTGGCGCTGGCAACGGCCCATGCATTAGGTGCAGATCCGCTCATTGCCCTGCCCGCTTCGTGTGCCATTGAAATGATCCATACCTATTCTTTGATCCATGATGATTTACCGGGCATGGATGATGATGATCTGCGCAGGGGTGTGCCGACCTGCCACAAACAATTTTCCGAAGCCACTGCCATTTTGGCCGGTGACGGGCTGTTAACCCATGCCTTTCACATTCTTGCCGCCCCCGGATCATGCTTCAAGGTCTTTCCCGGTGCCCAAACCCGGCTGATTTTAGTGGAAAAAATCTCTGCGGCTGCCGGCATTAACGGCATGGTGGAAGGCCAGATGCTGGATATGCAGGCAGAAAAAAATCCCGAAGCTTTGCCGGATGACAGCGCTGAAGCCCTGGCCCATTTGAAAAAAATCCACCGGCACAAAACCGGTGCCATGATAGAGGTCAGTGTTGCATCCGGGGCACTCAGCGCCGGTGCCGACCCTGACGCGGTGACCGCCTTGGGCACATATGCGAAAAATATCGGGCTTGCCTTCCAGGTGATGGACGACATTTTAAATGTGGAGGGGGATCCCAAAATCATGGGCAAGGCGGTGGGAACCGATGCCCTGCATGATAAGATGACATTTCCTGCCATTTTGGGCCTGCAAGGATCAAAAGACTTTTCACAACAGCTTATAGCCAATGCCCTGGATGCTTTGGACAGTTACAAAGACAAGGAATTTAAGGAAAAAAGCGAGCCGTTACGCGCCATTGCCGGTTACATTATCAACAGGAAACGATGAAGGCTTAAAAGAGGTAGGCATTGAAATATCTTGACCAAATAAACGGCCCCGAGGATCTAAAACGGATCCCAAGAAACGAACTCGGTGCTGTTGCCCGGGAGCTCCGGAGCAGAATTATTGATGTGGTATCAAAAAACGGCGGGCATCTGGCATCAAGTCTGGGCGTTGTTGAACTCACCATTGCCCTGCATTACGTATTTGATCTGCCCAAGGATACCCTGATCTGGGATGTGGGCCATCAATCCTACGCGCACAAACTGTTGACCGGGCGTCACAAAAACTTTGACACCCTTCGAAAATACAAAGGCCTTTCGGGATTTGTTAAAATCAAGGAAAGTCCTTACGATTCGCTGACCGTGGGACACGCATCCACGTCAATTTCCGCAGGTCTCGGCATGAGTTATGCCAAGAAGCTCAAGCAGGACAACTCCAATGTAGTCTCCATCATCGGCGACGGTTCGATGACCGCAGGGCTCGCCTATGAAGGCCTGAACCATTCTGGAGATCTCCAGCAGAAATACATCGTTATATTAAACGATAACGACATGTCCATATCCGCCAATGTCGGTGCGTTGTCTTCTTATCTGTCCCGGACCTTTTCACACAAGGCCCTGCAGAATATGCGAAACCAGTTTGGCCAGTTTCTAAAATCCGTTCCAAAAATCGGCGATGACATGTATGGATGGGCCAAAAGGTGGGAGGAGTCGTTTAAGACCTTTGTAACCCCGGGCATGCTGTTTGAGGCCTTTAATTTCGATTATTTCGGTCCCATTGACGGGCATAATCTGGATCATCTCATTGATATTTTATCTAATATTAAAGATCCGGATTCCCCAGTGCTGCTGCATGTGACCACCAAAAAGGGCAAAGGGTATAAACCTGCCGAAGACAATCCGGTATATTTTCACGGTGTGGGTAAATTTTCCGTGGATACCGGGAAATGCCCGATTACGTCAGCAGGCGCCCCTCCCTCTTATACATCGGTGTTCGGGAAGTGCATGATTGAGCTTGCACAACAAAACAAATGCATTGTGGCGGTGACGGCAGCCATGCCCGAAGGTACGGGATTAGGTCCGTTTGCCGAACAGTTTCCCGACCGGTTTATTGATGTGGGTATTGCCGAACAGCATGCCGTGACCTTTGCCGCAGGACTTGCCGCCAAAGGTGCAAAGCCTGTGGTGGCCATCTATTCAACCTTTTTGCAGCGCGGCTATGACCAGATTCTTCATGATGTCTGCATTGACGGTCATCCTGTAATTTTTGCCCTGGACCGTGGCGGCATTGTGGGTGAAGACGGTCCCACCCACCACGGGTTGTTTGATTTTTCCTATCTTCGGTCCATACCCAATATCACTGTTATGGCCCCCATGGATGAAAACGAACTAGTGCGTATGATGCATACCGCCGTGGCCCACCAAGGCCCCATTGCCCTGCGTTATCCCAGGGGGGCGGGCCAGGGGGTTGACGTTGATTACAATGCCAAGCCCATTGACATCGGAAAAGCAAAAGTGCTTCGCACAGGCGACGATCTGCTGATCATCGGCATCGGCCGCTGCGTTAATGAGGCCATGGATGCTGCAGAACAATTATCCCTACAGGGCATTGAAAGCACCGTAGTCAATGCACGGTTTGTAAAGCCTTTGGATGCAGATCTGATTCTTGAGCTTGCCGGAAAGGTCAAAAAAGTGGTGACCATAGAAGAACATGTGCTGGCAGGTGGTTTTGGCTCCGCCGTTCTTGAACTGATCTGCGACAACGGCCTTTCAGGGTGTGTGGTCAGCCGGGTAGGCATTAAAGATCAATTTGTTGAACACGGCAGCCAGAAGGAGCTTCGAAAGGATTACGGCATTGATGCCCAGGCCGTTGTGTCAGCAGGATTGAAGTTGTGCAGTGAAAAATAAAATGGTCAGAAAACGCCTGGACCAGGCCTTAGTTGAACAGGGCCTGATACGCTCAAGGGAACGGGCCAAGGCCATGATCATGGCCGGAAAGGTTCTGGTCAACGGTATCAAGGTAGATAAGCCGGGCACCCAGGTGAATCACGATGCCCGGCTTGAGGTCAAAGCCCCGGATCACCCATATGTCAGCCGGGGCGGGCTTAAACTTGAAAAAGCACTTCAAAGTTTTCCCGTATCTGTTCAGGATGCGGTCTGTCTTGATATTGGTGCCTCCACAGGCGGATTCACCGACTGCCTGCTCAAATTCGGGGCCAAAAAAGTATTTGCCGTGGATGTGGGCTATGGGCAGCTTGACTGGTCCCTTCGACAAGACGGCCGGGTGGTGGTTATAGAACGCACCAATATCCGCCACCTTCCCTATGAGACAATCGGTCAATCCATGGATGCGGTGGTGGCGGACACCTCTTTTATCTCTCTAAAAACGGTTATTCCATCGGCAGAAAAATTCATGCACGAAGGTACGAATATCCTGGCCCTGATCAAACCCCAATTTGAGGCAGGAAAGGAAAATGTCGGCAAAGGCGGCATCGTAAAGGATCCTGAAATCAGAAACCAGGTCAAGCAGGATATTATGCTTTTTTTCCAGAACAGGGGATACAAGGTGAACGGTACCGTGACCTCACCGGTTTTAGGCGCAAAAGGCAATGAGGAATACGTAATTTCATTGGTTTACGGAAAAAAATAAAATAATTCTGTTATTTTTATTTCATTTTGATTATTAGAGTATTGTTATTTTTTATATGAAAGTTGCAATAAGTTGTTAAGTTACTTTCATGTTTTGTTGTGGGATGTATCCGGGTGCCGTATCCTGGGTCAGCCCGTGGCTGTTATTAATATTCTAAAGGAGCCGTAATGAGCGAAGAAATCAAATCCATGAGGAATGTGGCTTTTGCGGGCCATGGAGGTGCGGGCAAGACAACTCTTGCTGAGGCTATGCTTTTCAAGGCCGGGGTAACCAATCGCCTTGGCAAGGTTGAAGAGGGAAATACCGTAATGGATTTCCAGCCCGAAGAAACAAAGAAGCAGCAAAGTATTAATACATCATTTATCAAATATACGCATGACAAGCATGTCGTTACTTTGATGGATACCCCCGGGGACCAAAATTTCTTTTCTGCTGCCAAAACATGTTTTCCTGTAGCCGACAGTATGGCTTTTGTCATTGATGGTGTTGGCGGACCTTCTGCCATGACCGAGGAAGCAGCAGCTTCTGCCCTGGAATATAACCTGCCCGGTTTTGTTATCATCAACAAACTTGACCGTGAACGTTCTGATTTCAGCACTGCGGTTGCCGCGTGCGATACGTCTCTTAAAAAGAAAGTCATTCCCGTATGTTATCCCATTGGAACAGAGGACGGGTTTAAAGGCCTTGTAAATATCGTTTCCGGCGAAGCCTTTGAGTATGACGCCGACGGCAAGGCCACAAGAATAGATGTCCCGGCGGATATGGCAGATGAAATTGCCGCTGACAAGGAAGAATTCGTTGAAAATATCGCAGAGCTTGATGATGATCTGCTTGAAAAATATCTGGAAGGCGAAGAACTGACTGAAGAAGAGATTAAAGGCGCTTTCAGAAAAGGCGTTCTTGATGCTCAATTTTATCCGGCGATCTGCACATCCGCCGCAAAGATGATCGGCGTTGATGTGGTATTTGATTTTATCAATGACTATATGCCTTCACCCATTGACCGCGGTGCTTGGATTGCCAAAGATGCCGATGGAAACGATGTGGAAGTGGCGCCTGATCCCGATGCTGAATTTACAGGTTTTGTATTTGCCACCATCGTTGACCCCTATGCAGGCCGGCTGTCTCTTTTCCGGGTCATCTCCGGAACACTTGGCAAGGAGGGCAATATCCTCAATGTGACCAAAGACACCAAGGAACGCTTTTCACAGCTTCTTGAAATTGCCGGCAAAGAACAAAAACAGATTACAGGCGCACTGCCCGGGTCCATTGTGGCCGTTGCAAAACTGAAAAGCACCCTGACAGGGGATACCCTGACCGGCGGCAAAAACATTCAGATTCCGGCACCGGCACCCTTACCCCCGTGCATCTCCTTTGCCATTTCACCCAAGTCCAAAAGCGACGAAGATAAAATTCATGAAGCCGTGCGTAAAATCCTTGAAGAAGATACCGGCCTGACCCTGCGTCGCGAGGAAGAGACCCGTCAGACCATTCTGTCCGGGCGCGGCCTGGTTCATATCGAAGTTACGGCGGAAAAAATCCAGCGTAAATTCAATGTGGGCATGGACATTGCCACACCCAAGGTTGCCTTTCGTGAAACCTTTAAGAAAAAAGTCCGGGTCCAGGGCAAGCATAAAAAACAGTCTGGCGGCCATGGACAGTATGGTGACTGCTGGATCGAACTTGAACCCCTACCCAAAGGCTCCGGTTATGAATTCGTGGATAAGATTGTGGGCGGCGTGATTCCCAAAAACTACATCCCTGCGGTTGAGGCGGGTATCCGGGAAGCCATGCAGAAAGGTATTCTGGCAGGATTCCCTTGTGTGGATTTCCGTACCACCCTGGATTTTGGTTCCTACCATGCTGTTGACTCGTCTGAAATGGCATTTAAAACGGCTGGATCCCTGGCATTTAAAAATGCGGCAGCCGAGGCCAAAGCTGTTTTACTTGAACCCATTATGAAGGTATCGGTCAAGGCGCCTGATGATGCCACAGGCGATATCATGGGTGATATGAACTCCAGACGCGGCCGGGTGCTCGGCATGGATTCCGAAGGAGACAAACAGATTATCAACGCACTGGTTCCCATGTCTGAGATGCTTCGGTATGCACCGGATTTAGGCTCCATGACCGGTGGCCGCGGAACCTTCACCATGGAGTTTGAGCAGTACGATGAAGTACCGCCGGATCTGGCCAAAAAGATTATTGACCAGGTCACTGCTGAAAAAGAAGGTTAACATTTATTTCAGATCCATTGGGTTTTCCTGATGGGCTATTGATAAGCCGTCCGGATTATATATCCGGACGGCTTTTTCTATTTAGTTAATCTGTAATTTCAAGTTGTTGAAAAGTATACGCTGGAACACGATCAAAGGGGGGGTTTTCATTTTTTACTTGACTTCCAACCCATATTTGACGAAAAATAAATAATCTCCCGGTACGATACAAGTGATTGATACCCATAAGGATCCAACAACTTCAATTTTTAATACTAAAGGCAGCCCCGGATGATTGAAAAAATTGATTTTCAACGGCTCGATTTAATGCCCTATGAACAGGCGATCTCGTCAATTATAGGGCAAGATTCCGGTTTTGGTATTATCCGTATTGAAGACGAAACGCCATATCTGATTTGGGAATCCTGCCGGTCATCTTTGCTGCAGAACCTGATTGCCGATATTCGTCAACTCGATAGTGCTCCGGTAAAACCGGATCTGAATGAACCCACCACCCGGTTAAAAAATCACTGCCCCCCATCCCATGACCTGTTGATTGAAGCGCTGGAACTGGATTTTTGGGACACTCAATTTTTTTTTTGCGGCCTAACGCCGGCCAAGAGAGCATCCAAGGTTGATCTGAATACGGTTTCCCGTTTTTTCCCCCATATTGCCAAGTGTCTGGAAGTTTATATCAATCTGCACCTCGAAAATGACCAGATGGCTCTTGAACTTGGCCGTCACTATGAAGAGCTCAACCTGATCTACCAGACCGAGGACCATTCAAAGGAGATGGCCGGCACTACGGAAACCCTGAACCGTGTTGTGGAAGACATGTCGGCTTTCATGGATGTGGATGCGGCATTTCTCATCATCCCTGACATGAAAAAATGGATTTTTCATGCAACCCAGGGAACCGGGATTGTTGAAAATGAAACCGGGATTAAGGAGATGGCAAGAAGCGGATTCAAAGAGATAAAACAGGACATGAAAACCATTGTCTTGAATTTGGAAGAATTGAAGACCCGCAAGTACCTGAAAATGAAAGAGCCGTTCTTAATGATATTATCTCCGATTCAAAATTCGGACAAAGAGCCGATCGGTGCATTGGGCTGTGTCCGGAAACCGGACGCGCCCAATTTTAAAACGGGTGACCGCAAACTTGTGGATGCACTAAGCCAGCGCGCCGGCAAAATTGTCCTCATGGATCTGGATCCCATGACAGGGCTGAATACCCGCAACAACTATGAGAATAATCTCAAAGAGGTTCTGAACCGGCCGGCCCGAAAGAATGACCATGCAGTTGCATGCCTCATCAATATCGACCAATTCCGCCTCATCAATGATGCATACGGCGTTAACGTTGCCGATGAGATTTTAAAGCAGGTTTCCCAGTTACTCAAATCCCACGTCAGAAACCGGGACTGCATTTCACGGCTGGAAGGCGACAAGTTCGCCCTGATCCTCAGGGGAATGCGGTCCGTGCACGACGGCTGGAATATTCTTGAACGAATCCGAAGCGATATTGCCGAAAAAAATTTTCAAGTGGGCAACAGCATCATCCATATCACTGTCCGGATAGGATTTGTTATCCTTGCCGATCCCGTTAATCATGTTGCACAAGTCAATGCCACGGTGGATATTGCAGCGGAAGAAGCAAAGGAAAAAGGCGGCAACTGCATTAAACTTTATGAAGAAGGCGGATGCCGTCTCCAGGAAAAAATGGACCAGGCCCGGTATGCCACCCAGATTGAAGCGCTCATGGAACAAGGCAGGTTTGTATTGTTTTCACAGCCCATTGTCCCTCTGCATGGTGACAGGATGTATTATGAAATCCTGATCCGCCTGCTGGACGACGATCAGAAAATTCTGCCACCCTTCAGGTTTCTTCCAGCGGCTGAAGCCTATAACAAAATGCCCTTTATTGACCGGTGGGTCATCGAAAACACGTGTAAGTGTCTTGAAGAAAACGCATCCATGTTAAAGGATCTTGATATATCATGGGGCATCAACCTGTCGGGACAGTCACTCCAGGATGAGACATTTATTAATTTTTTTCTGGTTTTTTTATCCAACTTGTCCATCCCCTCCTCCTGGGTCCATTTTGAAATCACAGAAACCACTGCCATCCGAAATTTCTCAAAGGTAATAGAAGTTATCGAACAGATTAAGCATATGGGGTTTGAAATCTCCTTGGATGATTTTGGCACCGGTTACAGTTCTTTTGAGTACCTGCAGCAGTTGCCGGTTTCCCATCTGAAAATTGACGGCTCGTTCATTAAGGATCTGGAAACCAACCAATTCAACCAGGTGGCGGTCAAGTCCATTGCGGATATTGCAAAATTTCTGGAAATCAAAACCATTGCCGAATTTGTTGAAAACCAGAACATCCTCGATTTTTTAAAAAAACTTAAGGTGAACTACGCCCAGGGCTACCATACCGGCAGACCCATGGCTCTGGCCGATACGTTAAAGCAACTCGAAAAACAGCCGGAATAAGGCATATTTAGCCAGAAGCCTATTATTTCAATGGCTTAACCTGTATCATTGCACATACTGTCTAATTTATGACAGAAAGTGACGCGGCGGAGCTATATTCATTTATTATGACATTTCACAATACAACTAAAAGAAAAGTCTTTCTCATGTTACTGACGATTTTTATGTGCGTCGGTATCATGTTGACCTTTCAGATGCGGTTTGAGCAAAAAAAAGTGAACGCCAACCTGATGCTCAGAAAAGACGGACAAAATACTTTAAAACTGATCAGCCTTGCCTATGAAAGATTTACATCAAAAATACAAGAA
This window of the uncultured Desulfobacter sp. genome carries:
- the xseA gene encoding exodeoxyribonuclease VII large subunit translates to MIPQKDNKVYTVGTLTRQIKNLLEDQYPFLWITGEISNFATPASGHSYFSLKDEAAVISCVIFKGQKRHLKFTPENGMKVKGMARLSLYEPRGTYQLIFEHMEPEGTGALQQAFEQLKAKLSAMGWFDAELKKEIPFLPSKIHVITSGTGAAVRDIIQVAKQRCPSVPLEIIPVKVQGETAEFEIAKAIELANTVNTCDLIIIARGGGSLEDLWAFNTQTVAKAVFESEIPIISGVGHEIDFTIADFVADLRAPTPSAAAQMALPDQAAIVHQILGLQNELNNKIERRLFQLREHITDLRSRLKSPARVVDDFRFRIEDLQSRAFSLVKNQIAHQRERIQWLNRTLAGTLPSIQTHRKDVEDFKANLDYLFGAFLKRCKDRVNEQHVQIETLNPSAVLKRGYSITRSLSGRHVVMDADTVDTDDDIEIILSKGRLDARVVKTYGKKDL
- the xseB gene encoding exodeoxyribonuclease VII small subunit, which codes for MAKKTFESALKQLETIVKEMESGDLTLEKAVKKYEEGIANTRFCLDILDKTEQKITQLTLDVDGNPDVSDFKEEQ
- a CDS encoding farnesyl diphosphate synthase, whose protein sequence is MSTFDLSGYLSRNRKLVDDALISIFEKLDRQRELVQAMTHSLMAGGKRVRPALALATAHALGADPLIALPASCAIEMIHTYSLIHDDLPGMDDDDLRRGVPTCHKQFSEATAILAGDGLLTHAFHILAAPGSCFKVFPGAQTRLILVEKISAAAGINGMVEGQMLDMQAEKNPEALPDDSAEALAHLKKIHRHKTGAMIEVSVASGALSAGADPDAVTALGTYAKNIGLAFQVMDDILNVEGDPKIMGKAVGTDALHDKMTFPAILGLQGSKDFSQQLIANALDALDSYKDKEFKEKSEPLRAIAGYIINRKR
- the dxs gene encoding 1-deoxy-D-xylulose-5-phosphate synthase, whose translation is MKYLDQINGPEDLKRIPRNELGAVARELRSRIIDVVSKNGGHLASSLGVVELTIALHYVFDLPKDTLIWDVGHQSYAHKLLTGRHKNFDTLRKYKGLSGFVKIKESPYDSLTVGHASTSISAGLGMSYAKKLKQDNSNVVSIIGDGSMTAGLAYEGLNHSGDLQQKYIVILNDNDMSISANVGALSSYLSRTFSHKALQNMRNQFGQFLKSVPKIGDDMYGWAKRWEESFKTFVTPGMLFEAFNFDYFGPIDGHNLDHLIDILSNIKDPDSPVLLHVTTKKGKGYKPAEDNPVYFHGVGKFSVDTGKCPITSAGAPPSYTSVFGKCMIELAQQNKCIVAVTAAMPEGTGLGPFAEQFPDRFIDVGIAEQHAVTFAAGLAAKGAKPVVAIYSTFLQRGYDQILHDVCIDGHPVIFALDRGGIVGEDGPTHHGLFDFSYLRSIPNITVMAPMDENELVRMMHTAVAHQGPIALRYPRGAGQGVDVDYNAKPIDIGKAKVLRTGDDLLIIGIGRCVNEAMDAAEQLSLQGIESTVVNARFVKPLDADLILELAGKVKKVVTIEEHVLAGGFGSAVLELICDNGLSGCVVSRVGIKDQFVEHGSQKELRKDYGIDAQAVVSAGLKLCSEK
- a CDS encoding TlyA family RNA methyltransferase; translated protein: MKNKMVRKRLDQALVEQGLIRSRERAKAMIMAGKVLVNGIKVDKPGTQVNHDARLEVKAPDHPYVSRGGLKLEKALQSFPVSVQDAVCLDIGASTGGFTDCLLKFGAKKVFAVDVGYGQLDWSLRQDGRVVVIERTNIRHLPYETIGQSMDAVVADTSFISLKTVIPSAEKFMHEGTNILALIKPQFEAGKENVGKGGIVKDPEIRNQVKQDIMLFFQNRGYKVNGTVTSPVLGAKGNEEYVISLVYGKK
- the fusA gene encoding elongation factor G; amino-acid sequence: MSEEIKSMRNVAFAGHGGAGKTTLAEAMLFKAGVTNRLGKVEEGNTVMDFQPEETKKQQSINTSFIKYTHDKHVVTLMDTPGDQNFFSAAKTCFPVADSMAFVIDGVGGPSAMTEEAAASALEYNLPGFVIINKLDRERSDFSTAVAACDTSLKKKVIPVCYPIGTEDGFKGLVNIVSGEAFEYDADGKATRIDVPADMADEIAADKEEFVENIAELDDDLLEKYLEGEELTEEEIKGAFRKGVLDAQFYPAICTSAAKMIGVDVVFDFINDYMPSPIDRGAWIAKDADGNDVEVAPDPDAEFTGFVFATIVDPYAGRLSLFRVISGTLGKEGNILNVTKDTKERFSQLLEIAGKEQKQITGALPGSIVAVAKLKSTLTGDTLTGGKNIQIPAPAPLPPCISFAISPKSKSDEDKIHEAVRKILEEDTGLTLRREEETRQTILSGRGLVHIEVTAEKIQRKFNVGMDIATPKVAFRETFKKKVRVQGKHKKQSGGHGQYGDCWIELEPLPKGSGYEFVDKIVGGVIPKNYIPAVEAGIREAMQKGILAGFPCVDFRTTLDFGSYHAVDSSEMAFKTAGSLAFKNAAAEAKAVLLEPIMKVSVKAPDDATGDIMGDMNSRRGRVLGMDSEGDKQIINALVPMSEMLRYAPDLGSMTGGRGTFTMEFEQYDEVPPDLAKKIIDQVTAEKEG
- a CDS encoding EAL domain-containing protein; this translates as MIEKIDFQRLDLMPYEQAISSIIGQDSGFGIIRIEDETPYLIWESCRSSLLQNLIADIRQLDSAPVKPDLNEPTTRLKNHCPPSHDLLIEALELDFWDTQFFFCGLTPAKRASKVDLNTVSRFFPHIAKCLEVYINLHLENDQMALELGRHYEELNLIYQTEDHSKEMAGTTETLNRVVEDMSAFMDVDAAFLIIPDMKKWIFHATQGTGIVENETGIKEMARSGFKEIKQDMKTIVLNLEELKTRKYLKMKEPFLMILSPIQNSDKEPIGALGCVRKPDAPNFKTGDRKLVDALSQRAGKIVLMDLDPMTGLNTRNNYENNLKEVLNRPARKNDHAVACLINIDQFRLINDAYGVNVADEILKQVSQLLKSHVRNRDCISRLEGDKFALILRGMRSVHDGWNILERIRSDIAEKNFQVGNSIIHITVRIGFVILADPVNHVAQVNATVDIAAEEAKEKGGNCIKLYEEGGCRLQEKMDQARYATQIEALMEQGRFVLFSQPIVPLHGDRMYYEILIRLLDDDQKILPPFRFLPAAEAYNKMPFIDRWVIENTCKCLEENASMLKDLDISWGINLSGQSLQDETFINFFLVFLSNLSIPSSWVHFEITETTAIRNFSKVIEVIEQIKHMGFEISLDDFGTGYSSFEYLQQLPVSHLKIDGSFIKDLETNQFNQVAVKSIADIAKFLEIKTIAEFVENQNILDFLKKLKVNYAQGYHTGRPMALADTLKQLEKQPE